GTTCAGAGGAACTCTTAAAGGTTATGACATTCATATGAATCTTGTAATGGAGGCTGCCGAAGAGCTTCAGAACGGAGAATCGGTAAGAAAGCTAGGACATGTAGTTGTAAGGGGAGACAACGTTGTTTTGATTTCACCAAGTTTGGAGGATTAATATGAGTAAAGGAACACCTTCCTACGGTAAGAGGAACAATAAAACACATGTAAGATGCAGAAGGTGTGGAAATCATTCGTATCATGCTTCTCATGGTATCTGTGCATCATGTGGCTTTGGTAAATCTGCAAAGATGAGAAGCTACAATTGGTGTAAAAGGAAATGATTGACACAAGAATTATAGTCGAAGGAGTTTCTGATGTTGAAACCTTGTCAAAGGCTATACAAGATTTAGCCTTAGGTTCTGAATTTGGAGTTACAATTTCTTCTATAATTCCTACAACCAACATTGATATTGCTAAAAGGTCAATTGTTGGTGCAGATATTGTTTTAATTGCAAC
Above is a window of Methanofastidiosum sp. DNA encoding:
- a CDS encoding LSm family protein produces the protein MAQRPLDIIHRALDSNVLVELKGGREFRGTLKGYDIHMNLVMEAAEELQNGESVRKLGHVVVRGDNVVLISPSLED
- a CDS encoding 50S ribosomal protein L37e, translating into MSKGTPSYGKRNNKTHVRCRRCGNHSYHASHGICASCGFGKSAKMRSYNWCKRK